Proteins from a genomic interval of Clostridium sp. AN503:
- a CDS encoding flavocytochrome c, whose product MRKNRRFAALAMAAVMAASLAGCQGKPADTTTAAETTTTAAPSDAEAGAYTPGTYSAVVTGMKEMTVNVTFSSDAITEITLDHEETPGIGEPVCESMPAQIIELQGLGIDAVSGATLTSNAILEGVADCVKQAGGDPEALKAVKLEKIAEADEELTADVVVIGAGGAGMAAAVTANQDGKSVIVIEKTSNMGGNTALAGGALNAVDDGSETALARNDSVDFHYEQTYEGGDKQGDPDLVRTLVENAWDGVEWLKSLGMEFQDGVFTVTGGMWERAHKPVEPEGSGFFKTYKGYMEKNDGITVKYNTKAEHLIMEDGVVTGVVCTGETGNTVTVKANNGVVLATGGFGQNVEMREKYNEETKLWPTLDETIPSTNTTAITGDGIVMAEEIGADLVQMGNIQLLPLGDPKTGSLSGNIEHAVESRIFVNKEGKRFVNEGGRRDEMTLGLFDQPDSTMYIIMDSDGYPTGDEVNNFNETINDLVAAGRAYKADTLEELAEKIGVPAENLVASVEEYNRHCLGGDLEGQPDEFGRTLFTDTDKVNNGINDGPFYAAERVPTVHHTMGGVKINTNTEVIDKDGNVIPGLYAAGEVTGGIHGSNRLGGNALTDTVVFGRIAGKNAAAYTK is encoded by the coding sequence TTTGCAGCCCTTGCAATGGCTGCAGTCATGGCTGCTTCTCTGGCCGGTTGCCAGGGAAAGCCTGCGGACACGACCACAGCGGCAGAGACCACTACCACGGCGGCGCCGTCAGATGCAGAAGCAGGAGCCTACACACCGGGGACCTACAGCGCGGTTGTGACAGGCATGAAGGAGATGACCGTGAACGTGACCTTCAGCAGTGACGCCATCACGGAGATCACGCTGGATCATGAGGAGACCCCGGGCATCGGCGAGCCGGTCTGCGAGTCCATGCCGGCGCAGATCATCGAGCTTCAGGGGCTTGGAATTGATGCGGTTTCCGGCGCGACGCTGACCAGCAACGCGATCCTGGAAGGCGTTGCTGACTGTGTGAAGCAGGCGGGTGGCGACCCGGAGGCTTTAAAGGCAGTGAAGCTTGAAAAGATTGCGGAGGCCGACGAGGAACTGACCGCAGATGTGGTCGTGATCGGAGCGGGCGGAGCCGGTATGGCGGCGGCTGTTACGGCAAACCAGGATGGAAAGTCTGTGATCGTGATTGAGAAGACTTCCAATATGGGCGGCAATACCGCTTTGGCAGGGGGCGCTTTAAATGCTGTGGATGACGGCAGCGAGACTGCTCTGGCGAGAAATGACAGTGTGGATTTCCATTATGAGCAGACCTACGAGGGCGGAGACAAGCAGGGCGATCCGGATCTGGTTCGCACCCTGGTTGAGAATGCCTGGGACGGTGTAGAATGGCTGAAATCCCTGGGGATGGAATTCCAGGACGGCGTATTCACCGTGACCGGCGGTATGTGGGAGCGCGCGCATAAGCCGGTGGAGCCGGAGGGTTCCGGTTTCTTCAAAACTTACAAAGGCTATATGGAAAAGAATGACGGCATCACCGTGAAGTACAACACCAAAGCAGAGCATCTGATCATGGAGGACGGCGTTGTGACCGGTGTAGTGTGCACCGGTGAGACCGGGAACACCGTCACTGTAAAAGCAAACAACGGTGTTGTTCTGGCAACCGGCGGCTTTGGCCAGAACGTGGAGATGCGTGAGAAGTACAACGAGGAGACCAAGTTATGGCCGACTCTGGATGAGACCATCCCTTCCACCAACACCACCGCGATCACCGGCGACGGTATCGTGATGGCCGAGGAAATAGGCGCAGATCTGGTGCAGATGGGCAACATCCAGCTGCTCCCCCTGGGCGATCCGAAGACCGGAAGCCTGTCCGGCAACATTGAGCATGCGGTAGAGAGCCGTATCTTTGTAAACAAGGAAGGCAAGCGTTTTGTAAATGAGGGCGGGCGCCGCGACGAGATGACCTTAGGCCTGTTCGATCAGCCGGACAGCACCATGTACATCATTATGGACAGCGACGGATACCCCACCGGCGATGAGGTAAATAACTTCAACGAGACCATCAATGACCTGGTAGCCGCAGGGCGGGCTTACAAGGCGGATACCTTAGAAGAGCTGGCGGAGAAGATCGGCGTACCGGCGGAGAACCTGGTTGCCAGCGTGGAAGAGTACAACCGCCACTGCCTGGGCGGCGATCTGGAGGGACAGCCAGATGAATTTGGCCGCACCCTGTTTACAGACACCGACAAGGTAAACAACGGCATCAACGACGGTCCATTCTATGCAGCGGAGCGCGTGCCGACCGTGCATCATACCATGGGCGGCGTAAAGATCAACACCAACACGGAAGTGATCGATAAGGACGGCAATGTGATCCCGGGCCTGTACGCAGCCGGCGAGGTGACCGGAGGTATCCACGGAAGCAACCGTCTGGGCGGCAACGCACTGACTGATACGGTGGTATTCGGCCGGATCGCAGGCAAGAATGCTGCGGCATATACAAAATAA